A genomic region of Candidatus Poribacteria bacterium contains the following coding sequences:
- the trxA gene encoding thioredoxin, which produces MMAANTFEISDDTFEGMVLTSDTPIVVDFWAEWCGPCKMIAPILEELAEENSETFKVGKVNVDDNRQTAMQYGVRSIPTLLVFKDGKVAGQIVGAMPKDALKKKILDVL; this is translated from the coding sequence ATCATGGCTGCGAATACGTTTGAGATTAGTGACGATACGTTTGAAGGAATGGTGCTTACATCGGATACACCGATTGTTGTTGACTTTTGGGCGGAATGGTGCGGTCCGTGCAAAATGATTGCCCCAATCTTGGAAGAACTTGCCGAGGAAAATTCGGAAACTTTCAAAGTTGGAAAAGTCAATGTTGATGACAACCGTCAAACCGCGATGCAGTACGGCGTTCGGAGCATCCCGACACTGCTCGTGTTTAAAGACGGCAAAGTTGCGGGACAGATTGTTGGTGCGATGCCCAAAGATGCGCTGAAGAAGAAAATCTTAGACGTATTGTAA
- a CDS encoding 2Fe-2S iron-sulfur cluster-binding protein, which yields MPDKEKKQGTNISRRSFLKGVGTGTVAATVAPSVLIGSEKAADAQAGEAVASATIQLNINGKPYQVEVEARTTLLTVLRDGIDTSGNNVDLTGAKLICDRGECGGCTVMADGKPVYACMMLAMDAQDKQITTVEGLADGDDLHPVQEAFIQHDALMCGFCTPGFVVSSAALLSENAKPTLEEIKVGLSGNTCRCGTYPFIFDAVKTASKKM from the coding sequence ATGCCTGATAAAGAAAAAAAACAGGGCACGAACATCTCACGCCGGAGCTTCTTAAAGGGGGTCGGTACCGGGACCGTTGCCGCGACCGTTGCACCCAGTGTTTTAATCGGTAGCGAGAAAGCCGCCGATGCCCAAGCAGGAGAGGCCGTCGCGAGCGCGACAATTCAACTCAATATCAACGGGAAACCGTATCAAGTTGAAGTTGAAGCGCGGACAACCCTCTTAACCGTTTTACGCGACGGAATTGATACGAGCGGGAACAATGTTGACTTAACCGGTGCCAAACTCATTTGTGACCGCGGTGAATGTGGCGGCTGCACCGTCATGGCAGATGGAAAACCTGTATACGCCTGTATGATGCTTGCGATGGATGCACAAGACAAGCAGATAACGACGGTTGAAGGGTTAGCCGACGGCGACGATCTGCACCCTGTCCAAGAGGCATTCATCCAGCACGACGCCCTGATGTGCGGATTCTGCACTCCCGGTTTCGTCGTCTCATCCGCAGCACTGTTGAGTGAAAACGCAAAACCGACCCTTGAAGAAATCAAAGTCGGTTTGTCGGGCAACACGTGTCGCTGTGGCACCTATCCGTTTATCTTTGATGCTGTCAAAACCGCATCCAAGAAGATGTGA